A genomic region of Xanthomonas campestris pv. phormiicola contains the following coding sequences:
- a CDS encoding electron transfer flavoprotein subunit alpha/FixB family protein, producing the protein MSNILVVAEHLNGQLNAATAKTVSAAQALSPETIDIVVLAADPAAVAAQAAQIAGVSRVLTVANPANEHAIAQVLGPQIAQLAQGYSHVFGPSTTFGKDLMPVVAALLGVNQISDLMAVDGDYAFKRPIYAGNAIISVHAPADQTVVATVRSASWPEAAQGGSAAIEAASVSATLPSHTRFVGLAAGKSDRPDLQSAKRVVSGGRGVGSAENFQVIYKLADKLGAAVGASRAAVDAGYVPNELQVGQTGKIIAPDLYVAVGISGAIQHLTGIKDAGTIVAINKDPESPIFEIADIGLVGDLFTLLPQLEAALA; encoded by the coding sequence ATGTCTAACATCCTCGTCGTCGCCGAACACCTGAACGGCCAGCTCAACGCGGCCACCGCCAAGACCGTCAGCGCCGCGCAGGCGCTGTCCCCGGAAACCATCGACATCGTGGTGTTGGCCGCCGACCCGGCCGCCGTCGCCGCGCAGGCCGCGCAGATCGCTGGCGTGAGCCGCGTGCTCACCGTCGCCAACCCGGCCAACGAACACGCCATCGCGCAGGTGCTGGGGCCGCAGATCGCGCAACTGGCGCAGGGTTACAGCCACGTGTTTGGCCCGTCCACCACGTTCGGCAAGGACCTGATGCCGGTGGTCGCCGCGCTGCTCGGGGTCAACCAGATCTCCGACCTGATGGCCGTCGATGGCGACTATGCCTTCAAGCGCCCGATCTACGCCGGCAACGCGATCATCAGCGTGCATGCGCCCGCCGACCAGACCGTGGTCGCCACCGTGCGCAGCGCCTCGTGGCCGGAAGCGGCACAGGGCGGCAGCGCCGCAATCGAAGCGGCCAGCGTCAGCGCGACGCTGCCGAGCCACACCCGCTTCGTCGGCCTGGCTGCGGGCAAGTCCGACCGGCCCGACCTGCAGAGCGCCAAGCGCGTGGTCTCCGGCGGCCGCGGCGTGGGCTCGGCGGAGAACTTCCAGGTCATCTACAAGCTGGCCGACAAGCTCGGCGCCGCGGTTGGCGCCTCGCGCGCGGCAGTGGATGCCGGCTACGTGCCCAATGAACTGCAGGTCGGCCAGACCGGCAAGATCATCGCCCCGGACCTGTACGTGGCCGTCGGCATCTCGGGTGCGATCCAGCACCTGACCGGGATCAAGGACGCCGGCACCATCGTCGCGATCAACAAGGATCCGGAATCGCCGATCTTCGAGATCGCAGATATCGGGCTGGTGGGAGATTTGTTCACGCTGCTGCCGCAGTTAGAAGCGGCACTGGCTTAA